tgtagaaacgataattactcccggTGAGGTccaaagcactggatcaggggatgctgtgaacttatcattaaacccagctgtgacctcactaaacatttccctttgtgtctcacaacacaagggggcagtcacagcctgccctctaaagacaactctcttcctccacacaaaactacaaacacctaataacacacacacacccttcactcaaaatttcaaaactatcatggcgactcctacatcagccttggagtccccatatggggaggggaccacaaatgtacccaggtcagactgcccctctgatgaccctaagtgtcttgacaccgccctcaactttttcttcattaacttttgcaacatttgtgttctaagatctaattttcgatctgtagaacaccaactctcctcttctaaacctcctcatccttttcctcactgaaacttaggtgtctgaggcaagtagccccttttatgttccctcctactttttctatcctcatttttgatcgaaagctggatgttgtgtttaagtgcgcaacgatttaacctgctccTTCAATaacaaagtgtcaaaatctttcaagatctaacttcccttgtaacttctggcatctaaccaaatatctccaataactttgcttcttctttccctccaggTAAGCTAATTAAACCTAATCTAGCTAAACCAGTAAATATGAGAGCCAAAAGAAAGCcgataaatttttaaaaatcgCTGACAGCTTTATTATCAATTTGCGACACATATATAAGGGGTTCAAAATACTCAGTATGAGGAGCTCAAACCAATGAGATAAGCCACAAAAATAGAAGTGAGTTTGTAGTGAAACTGgggtattattatatatattcagccgtaccacagcaaaaaaaaacagtatttttcAGTGAAGTACTTGGGTCACATATAACAATGGTGTGTATCTTTATCATCGCAAATTGTTCATTTCTTATAAGATAGGTTTAGTTAGCTAAGATTTAATTAGGtcaagtttagttaggtttagttagctTAGATTTAATTAGGTTAAGCTTAGTTTGGTTAgctatagttatttttttttatgaatttttgcttgtttatgtgtgtgtgtgtgtgtgtgtgtgtgtgtgtgtgtgtgtggtgggcggggatatataagaaaaaaaaatatttgcgaCAAAGTTACTAGATTCATTCAAAGCACAttaaaatctaccagaaaaatgtagcCTGGTCCGAAATTGTTCGACgggtgaaaaatataaatttgcCGAAACTGGAATAACACCACGATAAGAAGCCGTGGACATGCCTTGCCTTGGGGTATCCGGTGATACCTAAGGGCGATTTCTGCCAGACCACCTCAGCCACATCTTAGCTGCCTCACCACGACACAGTCCTAACTCCTGTCACAAGGCACAACATAGGACACGGCAGCAATTCTTGTGGCCGGATGTGTTCGACAGAAATAAACACAGGACAGGCAAACAATTaccaatgaaaaacaaaacaagataccACCAGTACAAACAAGACTAGGTGGCGCAACACAAGCCTTACCATACACCTGTCACACTCATTCATGCAATATTTCAGTGCTCTTCCTTACctcgtggtgttggtggcgtgCGTGCAGCTGCTGGCAACACTCGTCCCGTATCAGCTGAGGGAGTTAAATGACTCGCGGCCTGCCCGCCTACCTCTCAGCAGACTCCTCCGGGTTGTGTTGTGGACAAAGCAAAGTACAGATACAACATTCATCATTACGCCGTATAACATATCCCTgattttgaataaaaaaattactatGAGTAAAAATTTATATAACAGCATTTGGATTAACACTACCAAGAAAAAgatgtattcattttttttttaattcgctTCTTATCAATAACTAAAATATAAGCCttcacatgtaaaaaaaaaaatccatatatTTCAAACCTAGTCATTGTGCTTTAAATACCactaaaataaagaatagatgaAAACTATAAATCCATTTTACGATCCGGATTTATATACGACAACACCAGTTTAAAGACTACTCTGCCCTGACAAGTGTTGTGATTAACTAGCCAGTTGGGCCATTAGCAGGCCTGACACCCACCAGCAGGACGCCATGAAGCTGCAGCAATACACTGAGATACAGAAAACCATTAATGATATCTACAGCAATGGCGAGGGGAATGTTGTGGCGGCGCTGCTCAAGAAGTTCCCGGAGTATGTACGAGTGAATGGTTGTTCAATTGTCTGGTGCTGTGTCCTGTTATTGATGTAACTACCATGTTATATTtgaatttttccatatataatttAGTTTGCACACTTAGTTTCTCTGTCGCCATATACTATGTTGTAACTaacctattatatatatatatatatatatatatatatatatatatatatatatatatatatatatatatatatatatatatatatatatatatatatatatatatatatatatatttttttttttttttttttttttttctcatataataCATTTAGTCTGATACCATTTCCAgttatttatgtacttatttttttttatcttataccATTTCCTGTGATATATGTTAATTATAActaattgtatttatttacttatttgtcctTCCATATTACATTTAGTTTGTCATAATATAACTATCTCATTATATTCAATATTTTCACATAAACACATTTACCTAGTTTGACCAGCAAATGCACTTTCCTATAACTAgcatattgtatttatttttcatgtatcaCTCAGATAACTATCACTGTGCTTTACTGGTTGAGTTTACTGAGTTTTAAACCTGGAGCTGAGGTGGTTGTGTCTCACTGCAGCATTAAGAAGACAACCCTGGGCAGCATTTGCACTCAGGAGATTCAGCGCAAGGTGAAGAAAAGCTACCATCGCTTGAACACACCAGAGAAGACACTGGAGATATTCAAGAGGTACACCTTGGGGTTGTTCCTTGTGTAACTATGAAATGAAGAGATCTGGTGTCATATCACTACCATtgctaccattatcaccactgccattatcactgctactactactactactactactactactactactactactactactactactactactaccaccaccaccactactactgccactattcAACATTACTACCAATGTACTATGCCCAATATACATACCATAAACTCAGAAATGCACTGTTTTCCATTACTTTCTATTGTTCTGGCAAACATCAAAATAGATAAACTCAAGCTGGTACATAACAGCACCTACCATGGCAAAGCCTCCACACGATCCAACTGtccattttttgtgtgtgtcggcAGCTACACAACACgggtagaggagggggaggcgccAGGGGTTCTGGTGAGGATGGCTCAAGAACTGGACTACAGCCCTGCCATGCTGGCCAAGCTGGTCCTGGAACACCACCTGAAGACCACCTGTCCAGATGTTAACAGTGAGTCTTGTACTGCTTGTCTTGTATTTGTGGTTCTTGAACATGTAactgggactgccacatgtaggccatcttgtagcttcccttattttctcatgttctcaTAGGAAAGTTTTGTTATTCTGGTGATGTGATTTGTGCGATTACTGGTCTTGTGGCAAGGAGAAATGAGCCGAGGAAATTTCTGCCTCAGTGAtccagttttctctttttagaTCTGAGAATTACAGTATGTGGAGTCTTTTTAATCTTTGTGAATTTTATTGGGATGATTTGTTGGACAGATTTCTCTCACAATCTTTCCTCACTTCTTCATACTTTCCATGTTCTCTCCCATCAGACTTAGATTCTTCCTCCTTGTACATCTTCCTTACCTCTCTTACAATCTTTTCTCACTTCTTcatactttcctctttccctcacaccAGTCTTAGATACAGATTTCCTCCTTGTAcatcttccttatttctctcacaatctttcctcacttctttcatattttcttctttctctccccattaGACTCAGATATTTCCTCCTTATACATCTTCCTGACCTCTCTCACAATCTTTTTCACTTcatactttcctctttccctcacatcAGACTTAggtctttcctccctttactttccctcctgaGCTATCTGTCTTCCCTAAGGTTTGCTGTTTTCCCTGCCTCTCAACAGTCAACAAGTCCCAGATCAACAGCCTTCTGCGGGACACAACACTCATTGATGACCGGGACCTGAGCTATGAGGTGTACCTGGTGAGTCTGTCATAATTTGTTGccacttgtttgtttttcaggCTTGGAATATATTTGGTGTGTTAATGGAAATGATACGGTAGTTTTTTCCTACTTACTGGTGTTACTAGTGTGAGACATGGAATTAATTTGGTGTGTTAATGGAAATGTTATGGGCGTGTAATTATTGGTATTAATTTTTCCTGTCAGTGCCTGTTGGAGGATGATGTGTACGGACCGTTCGCAGACAGCATAAAGCAGTAAGTACATTGTGTCTTTGAGGAATAAGAAGGCTCATTCTAAACCAACATTATCTGGCATATTACATTGGAAGTCACCAATTTGaatttgttttccatatttgCATCTCTTTCCTGTGCCTGTTAGTATTTTTCCAAGTAATACAGCTCCTCATAATACTTCTATAGCTGATTACTAAATGCATGGTTCTGTTCTAACGAAATGTTATAGTCAATCTTAGCCTCTCCCTACAGTTCCATTGGTCAAGAATATGAGTTCCTGCTTTGCCAAGAACTGGATAAACTCAATATTGTTTACCACGATGAAGGTGAACTGCGCTCCCGAGGCTATGACAAGACTCCCGACATAAAGCTGGACATTCCCATTGGTGAGTGTGGCTTCATCAAGTGCTGATCACATCATGAACACTTTagcttttcctttacttatatcttctccatttttttacattttccttgcAAAGACTTTCCTTATACATATAGTGAACTCAGATGTTTCTTTGtactgcttttatttcttcagaaGCAGTTCAGATCTCACTCTCCTCCATGTcagttttcttcacttcatcaccctcattttttttttttagaaacgaAACTATATCTGTACATTTTCCTCGACTCAGATTTCTTCACACATCTTTatcctttcctcatcctcatttcctcaggtcttccttcacttttgcaTTCTCATTTTTTATGTTTACATTTATATCCTATTCCTTGTACTTCacacttttatcctttttccaCTCATTTCCACAccttttcattctcatttccACGGGTCTATCTTCATcacttctccttttctgtctctgtaTGCTATTCCTACTCTTCTCTAATGGTTAGTAATCTTAAATGTCGACATGCTAAAGATTTCCACTTCATGTCTCTTCCGTTCCCTTAGCGGTGGATGGACATGTTATCAACTGGATAGAGAGCAAGGCGTCTTTTGGGGATGAGGAGAGTCACCGCACATACCTCAAGGATCAGTTTTGGAGTTACTGGAACAGGTGAGAGGCTTTTTTAAAATTCTGCTTACAGGGAGTCCTTGAGTTATGATGGAGTTCTGTTTGTACACCACGTCATAAACCAATTGTCAGCGTAGGTCAGAACCAGCCTAAGTAAACACCTACACTTTGTCACTCACTTGTGACAAAGTGCTGTAAAGTCATGATCTAGGACAAAAAAACCTAACTACTgtaactgtaataaaaaaaaaagattggatgACATACAGTATatagaaaatggtgaaataggtcaataacaaaaaaaataagcagaGGGAAATTTAGAGGGACAAGTAGTGCCAGTGTCATAATCATGACTAGTAAACTGAGaactcctccttcttttctttctacattcAGCCTCTCCTCGATCAGtttactccttcactcctcccttcctccaggtTTGGCCCCGGGCTGGTCATCTACTGGTTTGGCTTCATAGAGGAGCTGGATGAGCACCGTGAAAAAGGCATCATGCTCCGAGACTCCTTTCCAAGCTCCATCACCTTCATGGATCCTCTCTCTGTGAACTAATACTTCTATCgatcctctcctccaccatcatttCATCTACATTCACCATTAATTCACAGCTACATCTatcttcaccatcatcttcatttttcaGTAACTGTATTCCTCCATCACTTACTCCATATCACCAATCATCTCTGACCTCTGACAGCCTCATCATTTcactcaccaccattactgccatcaccacccccaccaacTCCTCTGTGACGGATTCAGGAAGGAGATTCTACGTGGAAATGGTGATCATTAAACTAAGCAGATCCAGAGGAAGTGATAGATATTGACTGTGAGCAAATGTTACTTGGTCACCAAGGCAGTGAGGGAAAAGT
The window above is part of the Scylla paramamosain isolate STU-SP2022 chromosome 34, ASM3559412v1, whole genome shotgun sequence genome. Proteins encoded here:
- the LOC135090225 gene encoding CDAN1-interacting nuclease 1-like; protein product: MKLQQYTEIQKTINDIYSNGEGNVVAALLKKFPDIKKTTLGSICTQEIQRKVKKSYHRLNTPEKTLEIFKSYTTRVEEGEAPGVLVRMAQELDYSPAMLAKLVLEHHLKTTCPDVNINKSQINSLLRDTTLIDDRDLSYEVYLCLLEDDVYGPFADSIKHSIGQEYEFLLCQELDKLNIVYHDEGELRSRGYDKTPDIKLDIPIAVDGHVINWIESKASFGDEESHRTYLKDQFWSYWNRFGPGLVIYWFGFIEELDEHREKGIMLRDSFPSSITFMDPLSVN